The genomic region ATGTCTAAACTTGATTGTATAAAATCTTTCAAATCACTATTAAAACTTTTACTAAGTTGAATACTTCGCATTCAATAGTATATACCTTCTTAATGTAGCAATGAGCCAATTTTTCTTCACTTTATAAATACTCTTCAACCAAGGATTGTCTTTCACTTTGTATCTTTGAAGCAATGCATTCCATGCCTCTTAAAATTGAAACTGATCTTCAGAATTATACATACAAGTTTTGAAATCTTTCACGATAAAAGAACCATCTTTCAATTTATTTCCTAAATATCTAATAGCATTTTGCATAATATGCCAGACACATAATTCATGATATGTTTCATGCATTTTTTCTATCAAACAGGATTTGAAAATAGTTTTAGGCTTTTTTTTTGCATGTGAGCTTCCAAAAATGATTTAAATAACCACATAAAAGATTCTTTTGATTCGTCATACAAAAGAGCAGCCCCAAATATTACTATTTCTCAATAGTGATTGAATCCACAAAAAATATCCAATggtctattttctttgtttgtgcaGTATGTAGTGTCAAATATGATTATATCACCAAAGATAGCATAATCAATAACCATTCTTGCATCAGCCcaaaaaatatttgttattttctctttattatcTAACTGTATAGCATATTAAAACGAGGGATTATCAAGTAGTTGTCGATGAAAATACTTTAATAAACTACCTGCTTCATCATAGGCCAAGTCTCACTTTTGTTTGCTTCGAAGATAGTTCTTTTGGTCTTGTTTGGTATATCCAAGAACATCTTTACCACCAGCTTATAAACTTGTTAGTTCATGTGTTTCCTTTGGTCTTATATCAACTTCATCTGCCAAATCTATTTGCAATGCTTGTACTTCTGAAATCTTTCTTTGTGATGGCATCATATgactaattttcaaaatttgcaaAATATGGTGATTTAACTCAAGGTCACAaattacatatttttttatatcTCAACTAGACTTGAGTGACATTCTTATTTGGCAACTTATTCTAGTCTCGGCGTGATGTTGCTTTGTTAAATGATCTCATTTATCTGATCTTCGTTGGCCTTCCTTTGCACAAACAAGTCTAAAACTATTCACAGAATTATCAACCTTGCATTTATTTTCATACAATTATCAAACATCAAAACCAATCATTCTACCATAATTTTGTTAGAAGTCTTTAGCTTCTAGTACCGTGTCAAATTTCATGCctaattttggtattttttttgctATAATTGGTACATACTTCTTATAATATCTAATCCAAGTATTTCAAATACTCACTTTCTTACTATATGCACTTAGATTATACTTTTTACATTATATCATCAATATCTTCTTAGGGTCAAGAGTACATGTTTtcttataattgttttattcagCTAATTAATATCCTATTNNNNNNNNNNNNNNNNNNNNNNNNNNNNNNNNTCGAAGCACGCGTGGGTAGTTGCGACCACTACTACCGTGCTCCAAACTATCTACTTAGGTCGAGAACTCGTGGAAGAAGAACCCCAGCTGCCCGTCATAACCTTCCTAGATAGGGATGCTTCAACATCTATGAAGCGGTCATCCAAGGTGGTACACCTTGAGTCCGACTCCGAGACCGAAGAAGAGAAATCCGACAACCCTGGCCAGAAGGAAGACACCATGGAGGAGGACCCAGAGGAGAAGTTGAACCCTTGTGGAGGCCCAAAGGTGGAATACGTGCCCTACTCCCCCATTTTGGCACCCCGTCGAGTTTTGGTTCATCCCACGCAACGGAACCAGGTCTTCACTGCACGAAAGGGTGTTGGAGGGAGACCCCTGGTACCTCGATTCGTGAATAACTAAAGACTCCTgatcaaggataggataggatgcAAGTAGGGGAGCCTCTTCGACGAGATTAGTTTAGGACGTAGTTAGCTTCTTTTCCTGTTTTAGTTCCCTATAAGTATTTTGAAACGTACTCATGGTTAAGATGTTTATTTCACTCTAATTCAAATTCCAACGTTTTAGCGCTACTCGTTTTTCGCTCTACACGTATTTACTCCTGCCTCGCGTAACAATTAAGTCATTCTTTTTCTTGGATCAAGTGTGgcaccttattttaaaaacctccacgatAGTATAAgaacttagggtgttacattattggtATCAGAGCAAAGTCGATCCTAGGAGATATGACTAATGAAGCCTCTTCCTATGGTTATCCATAAATAGGGAATGTCCAGCAGTTCCCCCACCCTCTGCCGATGCACCCCAACGTCAAGGACGAGTCTTTGCCCTCAGCAGGTCTGTCAGAGGGTGTGCATCCTCATTTCAGGTAGATCATACCTTGCTAACCTAGTGTGCCTCCCTTTAGTAGGATTAGACATCATCCTAGGAATGGACTGGCTCAACGAAAACCGAGTCTTGTTAGATTGTTTTAAGAGAAAATCCATCTTCCCTTCTCAATCCATACGAGACACACGTGACCTTCCAAGATCCTCCGAAGACACCAGTACGAGGCAAGAATATGCCTTGCTAAATTCGGTAAAAGCAGACTCCCATCAGGAGTTCTGTGAGATACCAGTAGTACACGACTTTTCAGATGTCTTTCCCGAAGATATACCCTCGTTTCCCCCAACACGAGAGGTTGAGTTCTCCATAGAATTGATACCTGGGACAGGGCCAATCTCCAGAGCCCCTTACCGGATGACTCCAGTGGAGCTCACTGAACTAAAGAACCAACTAGAGGAGCTGCTGCAAAAAGGATGCATCAGACCAAGCGTCTCTCCCTGGGGAGCTCCAGTATTGTTTGTGAAGGAAAAAGGACGGCAGAATGCGTCTCTGCGTGGACTATAGGCAACTCAACAAAATCACGGTGAAGAACAAGTATCCCCTCCCAAGAATAGAGGACTTAATGGACCAACTACAAGGTGCAACAGTGTTCTCAAAAATCGACCTGAGATCAAAGTATCATCAAATAAGGGTAAGAGAGGAAGACATTCCAAAGACAGCATTTCGAACGAGATACGGACACTACGAGTTCacagtaatgtcttttgggttgaccaATGCCCCNNNNNNNNNNNNNNNNNNNNNNNNNNNNNNNNNNNNNNNNNNNNNNNNNNNNNNNNNNNNNNNNNNNNNNNNNNNNNNNNNNNNNNNNNNNNNNNNNNNNNNNNNNNNNNNNNNNNNNNNNNNNNNNNNNNNNNNNNNNNNNNNNNNNNNNNNNNNNNNNNNNNNNNNNNNNNNNNNNNNNNNNNNNNNNNNNNNNNNNNNNNNNNNNNNNNNNNNNNNNNNNNNNNNNNNNNNNNNNNNAGTGGATCCCAGTAAGATAGACTCGGTACTAAACTGGGAAAGACCGACGTCAGTCAAAGAAATAAGGAGTTTTTTTAGGATTGGCGGGCTACTATAGAAGGTTCATAAGAGGGTTTTCTCAACTAGCCCTGCCGTTAACCCGTTTAACCATGAAGGATACCCCGTTTGCTTGGACGCCAGACTGCGAAAGAAGCTTCCAAGAGTTAAAGTGTCGCTTGACATCCGCCCCAGTACTAGCCTTACCTAACCCCGACATGGCCTTCGAAGTTTACTGTGACGCCTCAGGACAAGGATTGGGTTGCGTACTAATGCAATGCAAAAAGGTAGTGGCGTATGCATCAAGACAACTGAAGACCCACGAAGCCAACTATCCAACTCACGACCTCGAACTAGCCGCGATAGTATTTGCCCTGAAGACATGGAGGCATCATTTGTACGGAGTTAGGGTTTCAAGTATTCTCCGATCATAAGAGCTTAAAGTACCTGTTCGACCAGAAGGAACTCAACATGCgacaaaggaggtggatggagtttcTTAAAGATTATGACTTTGTTCTAAATTACCACCCAGGAAAGGCTAACTTGGTGGCTGACGCTCTGAGTCGGAAGGTACTCAAGGCATCATGGCTGATGATAAAAGAGGCAGAGTTGATAAGGAATTTCAGAGACATGAACTTACAAGTCACCCTCGCTCCAAAAAGCATACGTATGAACCACCTAACAGTGGCAAGTCAATTCAAAGAACAAATAACTAAGGCACAGAGTTCCGATCCCAACTTTCAAGAAACCCTGCACCTTGTCAAAGAAGGAAGATTGAAGGGCTTCACCGAAGGAGAGGACAAGGTATGGAGATACCAAGGTCGAATCTGTGTCCCAAGGGAAGGAGACCTTCAAAGCAAGATTGCGGAAGAAGCCCACAGAGGAGATTTTACCATTCATCCTGGCATGAcgaagatgtaccatgatttgaagaagatgttctggtggccagggatGAAAAAGGATTTAGCCACGATCGTGAATAAATGCCTGGTTTGTCAGAAGGTAAAAATCGAACATCAGAAACCATCAGGGGTATTGCAACCCCTTGGCATCCCGAAGTGGAAATGGGAAGACATATCGATGGATTTCATCATGGGACTACCCCGTACTCAAGCAAGGCGTGACGCTATATAAGTCATCATGGACCGGCTTACAAAGACTACCCATTTTCTACCAGTTAAGGCGACCGACTCATTGGAAAGACTAGCCACGCTATATATCAGAGAGATCGTGAGGTTACATGGGGTACCAACGACCATAGTCTCGGATAGAGACCCAAGATTCACCTCGAGGTTTTGGAACGCATTGCAGAAGGCATTCAGGACGAAATTGTGCCTAAGCACGTCATACCACCCCGCAAACAGATGGACAAACGGAAAGGACCATCCAGACGTTGGAAGACATGTTACGAGCTTGTGTCCTAGACAGACCAGGAAAGTGGGAGAGTCACCTACCACTGATCGAGTTTGCTTATAACAACAGTTACCATGGTagcatcgggatggcaccatatgaggcACTGTACGGGCAAAGATGCCAATCTCCTTTATGCTGGTACGGGCCAGAAGAGAAAGGCTACTTAGGACCGGAGTTAGTAAGACAGACCACGGAAGATATCAAGAGGATAAGAGAAAGAATGCGCACTGCCCAAAGTCAACAAAAGAGTTATGCAGATCAACGAAGGAAACCCCTCGAATTTCAGGAAGGCGATCACGTATTCCTAAAAATCACCCCCACCACCGGGGTAGGGAGGGCTCTTAAGGTACAAAAACTAAGCCCCCGGTACCTGGGTCCATTCCAAATCCTCCGACGTATAGGAAAGTCGGCATACCATCTTGCCCTACCACCAAATCTATCAAGACTACATGACGTGTTCCATGTGTCCCAACTCCGAAAATACCAGCACGATCCAAGCCATGTGTTGCAGCAAGAAGATGTAACACTCAAGGACGACCTGACTTTTGAACTACCAGCCATAGAGATTGTAGACAGAAGTACGAAGCAACTAAGGAGCAAGACGATACGACTGGTAAAGGTGGCATGGGGTAGCGGCAATTTCAGAAACTACACATAGGAAAAAGAGGCAGACATGAGACAGAAGCTCCCGGACTTATTTACAGGTAACAATCGTGGTGAGAATCTCCTTTTCTCCCCAACAGTAAGGAAATTTCAGTAGGACCCCTAAGTTAGTTAAACGACCCTTATCGACCAAGTTCAGACATGGAATTTGGGGACAAATTCTTTTCTTATGGGGGTGATAATGTAACAACCGccccttctagaaacaaaattaaatttaaagtttgaaaatcagttaggagataagtttagaattttgaaattttggataggAACCTGGTAACCACCCtcagtttgaaatttaaaatatcgCAACCACCCCATccccaaatgtatataaataggggaGCACCCATAGGTAGAAAATCACTTCTCTCAGACACTtatcctctcccttctctctctacaaagaAATAACATTCTGTGGGCAAACACAAGAGGCAAGCTCAAAGAAGCGTTAGAAAAGAAGATAGGGAATTATGCCTTTCTTACTTATGTTGGCATGTAGTatgctttattttgttttcttccaTCCATGCATGGCTACCACCTTTCATGTATTTTATGGCATGAATTATTCTTTGCTTATCTCTCATCTACATTGAGCATGATTATCTATTTTGTCAATTATACCCTCTTGAATCCATTAATATGTATCCCATATCTTTTCTATGTGCATTTACATGACCCTTTAATCACTATTCCTTTTATGTTGAGAGTACATGCCCCTTTATaacgttttattaaattatttaacattcCCTAATTTTACTATGTGCCCTTACATGACCTTTGATAccgttacattattattattcctttAATATTGAGAGTACATGCTCCTTTTTATATCTTGTTCAAGGAACCATATTTTATTATATGCAACTAAAAGACCCCTTATATCATTATTGCTCCTTTATTTTAAAGATCAAGGGTACATAATTCTTATAATATCTAATCCAAGTATTTCAAATACTCACTTTCTTACTATATGCACTTAGATTATACTTTTTACATTATAAAAGAAGATGCATATTACATGCCATGTTATACGCTTGTTTTTAAAATCCCGCACGTGGGCTGGAGATGGATATGGAGGTGTTAcatagcactcctactgagaCGTTAGGTTCTCACTCCCTTTCTTTTCCCATACTATCTCCAGAGGAACATGGCACAGCGGATAGAGACGACGCAGTGCCCCCTCGAGGGTAACTTCTGAGTATGACCCCTCGAAGCACGCGTGGGTAGTTGCGACCACTACTACCGTGCTCCAAACTATCTACTTAGGTCGAGAACTCGTGGAAGAAGAACCCCAGCTGCCCGTCATAACCTTCCTAGATAGGGATGCTTCAACATCTATGAAGCGGTCATCCAAGGTGGTACACCTTGAGTCCGACCCCGAGACCGAAGAAGAGAAATCTGACAACCCTGGCCAGAAGGAAGACACCATGGAGGAGGACCCAGAGGAGAAGTTGACCCCTTGTGGAGGCCCAAAGGTGGAATACGTGCCCTACTCCCCCATTTCGGCACCCCGTCGAGTTTTGGTTCATCCCACGCAACGGAACCAGGTCTTCACTGCGCAAAAGGGTGTTGGAGGGAGACCCCTGGTACCTCGATTCGTGAATAACTAAAGACTCCTgatcaaggataggataggatgcAAGTAGGGGAGCCTCTTCGACGAGATTAGTTTAGGACGTAGTTAGCTTCTTTTCCTGTTTTAGTTCCCTATAAGTATTTTGAAACGTACTCATGGTTAAGATGTTTATTTCACTCTAATTCAAATTCCAACGTTTTAGCGCTACTCGTTTTTCGCTCTACACGTATTTACTCCTGCCTCGCGTAACGATTAAGTCATTCTTTTTCTTGGATCAAGTGTGgcaccttattttaaaaacctccacgatAGTATAAGAACTTAGGGTGTTACAAGAGTactaaatataattgttataaacatacCTGAAAAAAGTAATTAATGTAGAATTGTGTTGTGCAATTTGAgtttttttcatgttttgagaaaTCAATTGACAATCTTTTGCaaatataaaacaaataataTATTGAGTAAATTTGATCAAATATATTGCGGTGAAATTTGAAATTATTCAATGAAAAAATTACTTTTCCATGGTGGTATCATTGTGATCATCAACTCATTTATTTCTTCTGATAAATCTACCATTTTAGTTTCACGAAGCAACACCTCCATGTTTAGCTTGCTAGGCAATCCTTTGGTCGTAACTCTAGTAGGGGACAACTAATAAAATTgaaagagtacataaagagtacgcAAAGATAAAGAACGCTTTGTTATGTATTCTTGATTGATTGaatgatgaaagtaaaactaaatatatagagTATTGCCTATAAAAGATAaaagtaaagataagataagaagttaacataaaaacaagataagataaattaTTGTTGGACTGAATTTGTGGACCgtgagacttctttattgttgtcatgggctaaggtagAAGAATGGTTTAATACGCCCCACAAGCTggaggatgaaagatgtcaagaacACCAAGCTTATTCAAATTAAGAAGGAAGGGTTGAGGAGACAAAGGTTTGGTGCAGATGTCAGCTAATAACTACTCAGAAGAAGGAATGGGGAGAAGTTCCATCACTCCAGCTTGAGTTTTTTGTCAAaccaagtgacaatcaatctctaaatgtttggtccgttcatgaaaaaccgtattagcagcaatatgaagagcactttgattatcacaatataaaactAGTGGGCGGATAGGAGAGATGCATAAAAAGTGTAACACATTtagtatccattgaagttcacaagTTGTGTTGGCAAGTGTACGATATTCTGCTTCAGTGGATGAGTGGACAACGGTGGTTTGTTTCTTGGTCTTCCAAGAAACTAAAGAGTTGCCTAAGAAGAAACAATAGCCTGTTAAAGATCGCCGAGTGTCAGGACATCTGGCCCAATCAGAGTCACTGAAGCCGAGGAGCTGAATTTCTGATTCTCTTGGAAAATAAGTTCTTTGCCAGGGCTAGTTTTCAGATATCGTAACACATGCTTGGCAGCTTGAAGATGAGATTCAGTAGGAGATTCCATTaattgacttaattgttgagTGTCATACATGATGTGTAGTGGTAAGGTAGATAAGACGTCCAACCAAACGGCGATACACAGAAGGGTCAGATAGTAGGGGACTTTTGTGTTGATATAGTCTTGTGGAACTATCCATTGGAATAGAGACAGGTTTAGCACCTAATAAACCAGAATCCTCTAAAAGATCATGACAATATTTTCTCTAAGATAAGCAAATTCCCTTTGCTGATTGAGCTACTTCAATGaccaaaaaatattt from Arachis ipaensis cultivar K30076 chromosome B02, Araip1.1, whole genome shotgun sequence harbors:
- the LOC107627028 gene encoding uncharacterized protein LOC107627028, translating into MKRSSKVVHLESDSETEEEKSDNPGQKEDTMEEDPEEKLNPCGGPKVEYVPYSPILAPRRVLVHPTQRNQVFTARKGVGGRPLGMSSSSPTLCRCTPTSRTSLCPQQVCQRVCILISGRSYLANLVCLPLVGLDIILGMDWLNENRVLLDCFKRKSIFPSQSIRDTRDLPRSSEDTSTRQEYALLNSVKADSHQEFCEIPVVHDFSDVFPEDIPSFPPTREVEFSIELIPGTGPISRAPYRMTPVELTELKNQLEELLQKGCIRPSVSPWGAPVLFVKEKGRQNASLRGL